Proteins encoded in a region of the Trypanosoma brucei gambiense DAL972 chromosome 11, complete sequence genome:
- a CDS encoding tubulin-tyrsoine ligase-like protein, putative encodes MRNMMEPVIARPRKQVATAVLISETLSSTLHVREESMGGAAGTGHISEDGGSKVGVLRADAPLSVNPSRRRCSGSMARPRLDAGTLGSPFAKSTKKTIRELIDMSGTSVKEEVVEKQDKTVIIQHSTIRKPVGIDMRGGSISAPKKINVSPKPISPIRRGWHSAGSAGKVGERTPCETTRERDSSASRSPVHRRSAGSAMSRLESNVSTPNSSKNSTVSRGAIGAFGPFSPLSSLRLTDLERPGTRSTPLNSLTKTPGSRRARPQYKIVNLALCKYPLLRIIAQENGFKIQELEDDLERNNFNIVWSDTVLPLTRLVRLANWQRTNHFPSMYLLCRKGHLGITLGRMRKVMPSHYIFYPRTWSLRSERHQFARFLMALRSKKLSKFFIMKPNSGCQGRGIMITRDPLNAVEDLDNYIVQEYITRPLLLEGRKFDLRVYVLLTSIRAPSIFLFNDGLVRQCAELYERPTDANVKNTCKHLTNYAVNKHNPEYVFNDDPANCNVGNKRNFKFFNEWLESCGKSVEQFWARVAHVICKTILVAQPQIANVYNSCFPRHNSGYSCFEVLGFDILVDNKMKPWLMEVNHTPSLVTDTPLDYEVKHALISEVWDILDVKVTDRKRDERKERDEFIQRMMRPPVNTANTHTTTAQKRQNSGDTANGVATNGSSSNANQASNATGAGSSSTQDGMTEWEKTVEGRRAAEDSRLRNFRRIYPSDNSDWQALYDMILAQARALCSGPLVPGADDRLRRVDTTSVAGSLQPSQSGGSTAERSGRGGAPEAIGEGSVQSAAGVLRLGQRQRPQEASPSYRKTRRVTGTTTPTPTPGAQVQKTPLELNQGTTVPQAPLLRPPQLPPSMELANVVVHQKERRPTLMNRVCLPDSTLAEKVVTVTTGRESDGHGRGATADLGVGLRKTHVVSARILSPVGKASPGLITTSPPESPTADRIEALRSLQKRLDQEAECEISTTQENAEREDSFHLDE; translated from the coding sequence atgagGAACATGATGGAGCCAGTAATAGCTAGACCGCGAAAGCAGGTTGCCACCGCAGTCCTAATATCGGAGACGCTGTCGTCAACCTTGCATGTCCGAGAGGAATCAATGGGGGGCGCGGCCGGCACCGGGCACATCTCCGAAGATGGGGGGTCGAAAGTTGGTGTACTGCGTGCGGACGCTCCCCTCTCAGTAAATCCTTCGCGAAGGCGTTGCAGCGGAAGCATGGCGAGGCCGCGGCTAGATGCTGGTACACTCGGCTCCCCGTTCGCTAAATCAACCAAAAAAACCATACGGGAGCTGATTGATATGAGTGGAACGAGTGTCAAAGAGGAAGTTGTAGAGAAACAAGACAAAACGGTCATCATTCAGCATAGCACCATTCGGAAGCCGGTGGGCATTGACATGCGAGGCGGGTCGATATCGGCACCCAAGAAGATTAATGTTTCGCCGAAACCCATCTCACCCATTAGACGTGGATGGCATTCCGCAGGTTCTGCAGGTAAAGTTGGTGAAAGAACGCCATGTGAGACAACGAGAGAACGGGACTCGAGTGCGTCGAGAAGTCCCGTTCATCGGAGGAGTGCAGGTTCCGCCATGAGCAGGTTGGAGTCAAATGTTTCCACTCCTAACAGTAGTAAAAACTCTACGGTATCACGAGGTGCGATCGGCGCCTTTGGGCCATTTTCACCCCTTTCTTCGCTCCGACTCACTGACCTCGAGCGCCCCGGTACGAGAAGTACaccattgaatagcctcaccAAAACGCCAGGTTCCAGGCGGGCGCGACCACAGTACAAAATAGTGAACCTTGCCCTCTGCAAGTATCCCCTTCTCCGTATCATTGCGCAGGAAAACGGATTTAAGATTCAGGAGTTGGAGGACGATCTAGAGAGGAACAATTTCAATATTGTGTGGTCAGACACAGTGCTACCGCTGACGCGGCTTGTCCGGCTGGCCAACTGGCAGCGGACAAATCACTTCCCCTCAATGTATTTGTTGTGTCGGAAAGGGCACTTAGGCATCACACTTGGTCGCATGAGGAAAGTAATGCCATCACATTACATTTTTTATCCACGCACGTGGTCGCTTAGGAGCGAGAGGCACCAGTTTGCTCGTTTTCTGATGGCCCTACGCAGCAAGAAATTGTCGAAGTTTTTCATTATGAAACCGAATTCTGGCTGCCAGGGCCGAGGAATTATGATAACGCGTGATCCTCTCAACGCCGTAGAAGATCTTGATAATTACATTGTGCAGGAGTACATTACCCGTCCACTGCTTCTTGAAGGACGGAAGTTTGATCTGCGCGTTTACGTGCTGCTAACGTCCATCAGAGCGCCCTCGATATTTCTTTTCAATGATGGGCTTGTCCGGCAGTGCGCAGAACTTTATGAACGGCCCACAGATGCGAATGTAAAGAACACGTGTAAGCATCTGACAAACTACGCCGTTAACAAACATAATCCCGAGTATGTATTCAACGATGATCCGGCTAATTGCAATGTGGGCAACAAGCGTAACTTCAAGTTTTTCAACGAATGGCTGGAGAGCTGTGGCAAGTCCGTAGAACAGTTTTGGGCTCGCGTGGCGCACGTCATCTGCAAAACTATCCTGGTTGCGCAGCCACAGATTGCAAATGTGTACAACTCTTGCTTTCCAAGACACAATAGTGGGTATAGCTGTTTTGAGGTGCTTGGTTTTGATATTTTGGTGGATAACAAAATGAAGCCATGGCTAATGGAGGTAAACCACACACCGTCGCTCGTTACCGATACACCTCTGGACTACGAGGTGAAACATGCACTTATTAGTGAGGTATGGGATATTCTCGACGTGAAGGTGACGGACAGGAAGCGCGACGAGCGGAAAGAGCGTGATGAGTTTATCCAGCGAATGATGCGACCACCGGTGAACACCGccaatacacacacaacgACGGCGCAGAAGCGACAGAATTCCGGTGATACAGCAAATGGTGTCGCCACAAATGGCTCCTCCTCGAATGCAAATCAAGCAAGCAACGCAACGGGAGCAGGGAGTTCCAGCACTCAGGATGGGATGACTGAGTGGGAGAAAACAGTTGAGGGCCGCCGCGCTGCTGAAGACTCTCGGTTGCGCAACTTCCGCCGCATTTATCCTTCAGACAATAGCGACTGGCAGGCACTCTATGACATGATTCTGGCGCAGGCACGTGCTCTCTGCTCGGGTCCCCTCGTCCCAGGGGCCGACGACCGATTGCGGCGGGTGGACACCACATCAGTGGCCGGCAGCTTGCAGCCTTCCCAGTCAGGAGGATCGACAGCGGAACGTAGCGGTCGAGGTGGGGCACCTGAGGCCATTGGAGAAGGGTCCGTACAAAGCGCTGCTGGTGTTTTGCGTCTAGGGCAAAGGCAGAGGCCTCAGGAGGCTTCCCCAAGCTACAGGAAAACTCGTCGTGTGACAGGCACAACAACACCCACACCGACACCCGGCGCCCAAGTACAAAAAACGCCACTCGAACTAAACCAGGGGACTACGGTGCCACAGGCACCACTGCTGCGACCACCTCAACTGCCTCCATCAATGGAGCTTGCAAACGTTGTGGTGCATCAGAAGGAGCGTCGGCCAACTCTCATGAATCGTGTTTGCTTGCCTGACAGCACACTTGCCGAGAAGGTGGTGACAGTGACAACAGGAAGGGAATCCGATGGACACGGTAGGGGTGCTACTGCGGATCTGGGAGTTGGACTGCGGAAAACACACGTCGTGTCTGCAAGGATTCTCTCGCCTGTAGGAAAGGCGTCACCGGGACTAATAACCACTTCCCCGCCTGAGTCGCCGACAGCGGATCGTATAGAGGCCCTACGAAGCTTACAGAAACGCCTCGATCAGGAGGCGGAATGCGAGATATCGACCACACAAGAGAATGCGGAAAGAGAAGATTCATTCCATTTGGATGAGTAG